The genomic DNA aaaatcatcacaaaactcACAAGGGTCAAAGAGACATAAGTGGCTGTGACAAAGAAGGGCATAACATAACGACATGTGATATCGTGATATAACAATGGTTTATGCATCAACTTATGATtcatgtttttgaatttttagtggatttcatttatatttaccgtactctttttgttttcaggtaGCTGGTGTTATTTATTAATCACgcaaagacaaacaaaaactttgtttacaTTGTTCacttctatttttcttcttcttcgactttcttccttttttattaactctctctttgtttttatgtgattttagAGGTtatttcttcattgttttgtgcatattcatgagcatttaggttcTTAAAGTTACATTTTGCATCATTGTCTGATTAGAGCTTAAGAAGTATATTTATGTGCAATTAGAttcataaaatccaaaaattttaaacaaagcAGACCTTATATAGTGATCAACcattataaacacaaaaaatcattagaaattcagtaattattttaaaccatAGTTAAATGTTGACCTGATTTCGACCCGACCATAGTTAAATGTTGACCGGATTTAAATCAACTGCAGACccgattttaggtttaatatTGGGGGGAAAAATACAcattagggtttttcttttccgattctctcttcttcttcttccccgatactctttcttcttcattttttttttgtttcaactgACTGGAGCCATGAGCCAACTTTCTTCGGCTGGTTCGTCTGGGCTAACTTCGAGAAGTTCTCAGGTTGGAGTTCTGAGTAGGTGCTGGTGTGGTGGAGCGATTACGACCTACACCTCAAAGACGGATGAGAATCCATATCGAAGATTTTATAGATGTGTTGTAGGTGTGAAGGTAATCTACTTTAATCTGCCCTTATTCATCATAATAACTGAAATTTACAATTGATTGTTatcaaaaaatcattttaggagaagaaggagaaacccATGTTCCGTTGGGTTGATGATGCTCTTCTAGAGGAGATTAGGATTgttgaaagcaaacaaaaccaactctTAGAGGATCTAAAGAATATGGTAACAAACAATGTGGAGCTCCAAAAGGAGATGGTGcgggagatggaagaaaaggtGGAAAAGAATATGATTGAGATCATGAGGCAAGAGCTAATGGATGCAAAGGAGAGTATGGAGAATTCGAACAAGAAGAGGATTTGTGTACTCGTTGTAGTGGCAGTTTCAATGGCATGGCTTTATGGAAAGATGATCTGATGTGTTTGGTTTCTGTATTGTGTTGTTATGCTTAAGAccctttgtttgtttgtttttgtgtaccCTGGTTGTTTAAATGCAACACCATCAAGGAATTTCAAAACTGCTTAAGACCCTTTGtcgttgtttgtttgtttcaaagaaaacaccatcaaggaattttaaaaataaattcattagAATATCAATAAAAGTActgaaaaatttaacaaaggTCTACAAACTGAGAAGAATACATTGGAGGTTCATATGACTCCATTCAATTAATTAGCACAGGGTCTCTTGCTGCTACCCAAAGATCAACTGCCATCTTCAAATGAGCTTCCTTGATATTTTCATCGTTTATCAAATCAAAAGGTAGATTAAGCATGTGACACTCGATATATTTCAGGGCATAAACTCCACAATCACAATTAGAACGATTTAATTTAGGTGGCAAACAGACCTCGATGATCTCATATTGAGTCAACAACGGAGCTTTCCCATCAATCTTTCTGTGAATCTCCATCAAAAGACGAGGGATGATGTGTTCGAATGACTCAACGTGTCTTCTGTTGTGATATTGATTACAATCGAAGACTTCAATTGTTCTTAGGATGAAGTTAATGCAAACTGAGATCCAATGATTACTGTTAACGAAGACCGGCACATAAATTATGTCGAAATCTACAGCCTAACTTTTCCCCGTCTTTCCATGAGATGGCAATTCAACTTTGGTGTAGCCTAACAAAATTTTATTCCACGCGTGGCTTCGTCCTGCTGATCTAAACTTGAAGTACTCGCTTTTGCCGTGCATGCTAAACTGACAATTCATGAAACCAACACGATCTAACTTTAGGCGGCCTAAAGATGTATGCTCCCGAAATATATACATCATTGCACCATCCTTTTTCGTGTCTCtgcttctttttcatcttcttcaagctAGACACTTCTGGAATATTAGCTTGCTTCTCACTAGTTTCTACATCACTGGCGGAACTTCGTTGTCCCCTCCAACAGAAAATTGTTCTTCAACATCCTCAATATTGTCATCTTCCACACCATATCCTTCAACACTTTTCCAAATCTGATCTCCAAAATCATAGCCTGATCAAAGCATCCAAGTTATCTACTTCACAATCTGTAATTTCATCACACCTCATAAATTCTTCGGACTCCAATACATCATAGTTTCCTGTGGAGGAAATGTATGAATAAATTAcatcctgccaaaaaaaaaacaaatcaacataCATTCAATTTGTttatcaataacaaaaaaattcaacataTTCAAAGACAATGGAGATAAATAAAGAATGAATAGTAGTCAACTAACCTTTTTTCCAATTGATTTTTCTACAAGGACGAGTTCATCATAGGATACTTTTGCAGCACCTTTCCAATTAGAACATTGAGTAGCTGTAATCTCCTTGTCAATCTTCTCTCCCAACAGTTCTCCAATGACAAGAATTGCTTCCATAacccaaacttgaagagcataTGAGAAACCATTGAGGATGTAACTTATGGGgttcttcagtttttttcttgcttCCATAATAGAGTTAACTAAATGGTCAAAAGCTACAAGACCCCAAGGATAATTCCTAACCTTATCAAGATCCATGACCAGCTTGATGTATGAATGTGGTATAGCTTTCTTCTCATCTTTAGCCATTACCAACCCAACAATTACACAAACATACACAAACCGAAttatgtcttctttttttccccaCGTGGGAGCTGCTTCATGGTGGGTCTTCATCAAACTTTGAATGGTAATGATACCACCTCTCCTCAACAATTTACTCCAAAACCCATTATCATCTGTCCAATTCTCTGAATCACCACTAAAATCATCATTGTACTTTAGCCCAGTAACTGCATGAAATTCTTGCATGGAGAATCTAAGCGACTtcttaccaaacacaaaccacagCTCATGTCTTCTCTTAGTCACCAACTGCCTACACATGATGTTGTGTATCAACCGAGCTGAGTACTCAAGACCATTCTCATACAATGCAAATATATGTGCGAAAACCGGATCACCCTTCACAATCTCATACTCCTCTGGTAATGCGCTCTTGATTTTGTGTAAAATAGACATCCGACATGAGTTATTTATCTGGCCAACTTGTGGCTCATTTCCAACTTCCATAAGTCGCTTAGGATACTTGTTTTCCATTCCTGccgaataaaataaaagatgaattAGTATGAATTAGCCACAactgaaataaatcaaatattacaAATCACATATTTAGACATGATAAatggtttcaaaaaaaaatgtaatggaATTCTACATACCTAAGAAGCGGTGAAGATGCAACAAGCGAAGATGCGAGAAGCTAAGAAGCAATGAGAGAAGGAAACACCTctgaaatcataacaaaaatcaacaaagatatgagaaaattaaatactaaagaATTCAATTTTGCAAAACGAAAAAAGCGAGATTACTAAAACTATGATTAAAGTCTGAAATCGGAGAGCTTCAACCTCATCATTTTCAcattattaagaaaatcattggaaatttgttaatttacttataattatacaattatGGGTAGAAATCGAGATTAAAAAGGACAAAGTCatacatgcaaaaaaaaaattccacaaaTCAACTACCTAATTCGATCGAGATGGAGAAATGGTGAAGAGAAATCCAAACtgaaaatttgttaatttaCTTATGATTATACAATTCTGGGTAGAAATCGAGATTAAAAAAGGGACAAAAGTTAAACATGCAAAAAAACTTCCACAATTCAACATACCTAATTCGATCGGGATGGCAATTCAATGGTAAAGAGAAATCCAAACTGATCGAGCTTCAGATAGTGAAGAAAAGAccaccaaaacaaacaagaacccTAATATGAGCAATCAGATGAAGAATCAAAGAACCCAAATTACTCGTGAAGCTTCACCATCTACAATGGCAGAGACAGCTCTAACACTcgacctttgttttttttttccaaaactcaAACTCATATTTGAACAAGTTGATCCAATAAGCCcgacttttgaattttgttttttaattttttttgtttggttttaatgtgAAGAAAATAAGGAAACTAATTTTTAACGTTGattgtttttctaatttcagttaataaaaataaaaatttaatttgaattgTGATTAAGGGTAAATTTGACTATAATTTTTCTCTAAAACCTATTtgaccaaacttaaaaaaaaaagtgtagatggacaaagttttttaaaaagttcctttatttccaattttcccttTTGAATTTAAACTTAACCTTAACATTTTAACTTTAACTATAATTTAACATGTggtacaccgcgtgcatattattttcattattatttatatttatattgtatttgttatttaaatattggatgttttgcaaatagggaggaaataactaaattttccggttgtttgtgcggctaaatctttatattatttttttaacccgtaatatacttcatgatcatttgttgttatatttagtttttttttgtttagtgtttgaaattctattttggtttttaaatattataacaaaaataagtgatataaatacataataagtcatttatacgctatgattaagtcacatttttcttaatgatttaattattttacacaatcttagttaaatcaacttagtTTTATATGTcaagtattttaatattaatagtatttacaaataataaaatgaggatttaacccgtgttagcacaaatttaatgatattttattaattccaaaaTGTCCTTTTTATAGCTCatttactatataaccatataatatagtatttaaacttttttaattttacatattcgtaatattttaaaattttattaagtttttatatattaattataattatttaaataaatttgaatcggagtttttcttacattaataatcaaagctcacaggttttagaaaataaaatgggaatcaaattgttgttttctttgtttgcaaagtaTTAAGTGATAGAATATTATCAAAACACAATAGATtatgtggttaaatatatcatagttttttccatattgattttgttgtattttttttagttggaatgtaATGTAATATTTAGGAAACGAAATCTGAAGTaatactatttttggaaattttttagggattaactttgtaaataagtataaataaaagggtagaacccaaaatgtacttcaaaaatgtatatatagatttgggAATATTGGTTTCCTAATCATTCAAAATTTGGGTTCTGGTTTTTAGGGACtttattattgttaaaataattatgagGATTGTAAACTTTTCTTATGGAATATCAgttgtatcatttaaatttgagagattataccatctctaaagatagttttgaattttttatgtaaataaaactttaatgggtagagtagtttttagaaaaaagcGAAACATATAGATGTTGTCTAGATTTTATTGCAATAAACGTTACAAATTTTGGTCGATTTAAGAAGTTTTAGTAATTGAAGTTCTGtgcaatgttatttttggaaattgtttaggggttaatgttgtaaaaaaaattaaataaataaaacttaaaaggcATAACActaaatcaatataataaaagaagaatgTGTTGTATTCCTTGTGTGACACATCAGCTTCAACATTGAAGTTGGTGTTGACACCTCAATTGAAATCAATagccaataaaaacatttgaattaatAGAGCTAAGAtttctaaaccaataaaaaaactatgtgtCACTAGGCATATCAATTAGGCCTAAATCCCGCAGGTTGGTCCATTCCGATCTTGAAAAATACCGGGTTCGGACTTAAATATATTTCCAGAAAAATTGGACCTTTTGGACTCAGTCCGTTTAGGCGCTTTAGAGTTTTTAGGGCTTAGCCCGATCGGGCTCGGGCCGGCCTGAAAAGCCCTTGTACAAATATAATTGTACTTTTTGGTTACCATtattgtttgattgcaatatttgattgtaaataaagtttaaaactctaatcttagttttcatatttacttaataaccttatttaatatttttaaaatctttatctttgatattttatatgaattatatatatttttatttggaattaagtattaaattttatttggtttttttttttttttattatagattaagttggttttagtgaatataaatgagttctttaaattttgattgatttattttacattacacctttaaacattgctttttaagacatgttataaaataacttataagtttgaatttttgattcgTAAGATAAGTCTGGAAAAGGCCGAAAAGTCTTGTAACCCTGTTAAAGTCGGgtcgggctttgaaatataggctcagAAATATTTTGGGCCGGGCCAAGAAGGGCTCAAATATATGCGGATTTTACGAATTTCGGGCCGGACCGAGTCgagccagcccgattgacacctcTATGTGCCACATCACGTTATCTTTCACTTCATAAACCCTTGCcgacataataataataaaatgaaaaaaaaaacaaagcctcTAAGGGTTTGTTCGTCTCCTTCACACTATAAGACTGCTCTTGAATTCagttagagagaagaaacaaaagaatcgtcACAAAGTTTTGCTTTcaatgaaacaaacataaagagaagaaaacgcaCGACTCGTGCGGCACGAGACATGGAAGAAGCATAGGTCATTGTTAAAGGGGCAAAGCAATCTCACCAAATTCACCTTTGATTAATTCGAACAAgaatttcatcaaaatctacAGATTCTGAAATCAAATTCTCCGGTTATCGAGAactctttggaagaagaagcaaggTTAAAAATTAGGATAGtgaagaaatttgaaaaaatagaatagagagagagaaggagaaaagagagagagagagacatagtGATGtgaagatgaaggaagaagagaagagagacataTAGATATCAATTCCTCAGGTAAGTCCCTCCCTAACTACACAATTGTCGTCTGatatacaaaagattaaaaacttCACAAAATAGCAACTTGGGCATGACAAAgttcattaatttcttttagaattgCAGGTCTAATTGAGGTAAAGA from Camelina sativa cultivar DH55 chromosome 7, Cs, whole genome shotgun sequence includes the following:
- the LOC104704500 gene encoding uncharacterized protein At4g04775-like, which encodes MSQLSSAGSSGLTSRSSQVGVLSRCWCGGAITTYTSKTDENPYRRFYRCVVGVKEKKEKPMFRWVDDALLEEIRIVESKQNQLLEDLKNMVTNNVELQKEMVREMEEKVEKNMIEIMRQELMDAKESMENSNKKRICVLVVVAVSMAWLYGKMI